A stretch of Candidatus Binatia bacterium DNA encodes these proteins:
- a CDS encoding S8 family serine peptidase, which produces MRLIGVLPAGVVATLLFVTSALGAGAAGLMDRAQRDGTVRVLARLPVAAAPVAMRGTAAGDQARRVAIRSARARLEGDLGDDTAWEVTRSFDNIPYVALEIGAEALARLQLTDKASGIVEDRLETILLEESRPIVQADQADSAGFDGSGWAVAVVDTGVDTTHTFLKNKVVSEACFSMEASCANGQIEQFGAGSARPCDFADSACSHGTHVAGVVAGAGETIDGVARGANVIAIQVFSRFTGTTCDDDNEDPCAKTFTSDTIKALDHVYGLRNDFKIAAVNMSLGGGQHSSVAACDLEDSARKEIIDQLRSVGIATVVAAGNESRTDALTSPACVSSAISVGATNDNDGVAAFSNSAPFLDLLAPGVQIFSSVPGGGATISGTSQATPHVAAAFAVLNQRIGTGDVDRVLGALKSTGVPVFDGRNSITTPRIRILDAANSLPGGVATSSGLQITPDGKHTLVSKDVGSERWAITLNADDGSVTGNVFKSDGSEPSFVWCEYLFDDGNADQYEREVTFECSGADACSGRSCPADEWRRLATVSLPQAFFLPPLTAAGVTSTLTGPTPFSTETPSGLQITPDQKRTLVSKDVGDDRWAITLNDDDSSVTGNVFTPGKEPTFLWCEFKSDNGVADPANVLLTYACSVADRCDVAPCDSSQWNFLQDVIVPGWFFQP; this is translated from the coding sequence ATGCGTTTGATTGGGGTACTTCCGGCGGGTGTAGTTGCGACCCTGTTGTTCGTGACGAGCGCCCTGGGGGCTGGGGCCGCCGGGTTGATGGATCGCGCCCAGCGCGATGGCACGGTACGCGTTCTGGCCCGCCTTCCGGTGGCTGCCGCTCCGGTCGCGATGCGCGGTACGGCTGCGGGAGATCAAGCCCGGCGGGTCGCGATCCGGTCTGCCCGAGCCCGCCTCGAGGGGGATCTGGGTGACGATACGGCCTGGGAGGTCACCCGCTCCTTCGACAACATCCCGTACGTGGCGCTGGAGATCGGCGCGGAGGCTCTCGCGCGGCTCCAGTTGACCGACAAGGCCTCGGGAATCGTCGAGGACCGCCTCGAGACGATCCTCCTCGAGGAGAGCCGCCCGATCGTTCAGGCTGACCAGGCCGATTCGGCCGGCTTCGACGGGAGTGGGTGGGCCGTGGCGGTCGTGGATACGGGCGTCGATACCACCCACACCTTTCTCAAGAACAAGGTCGTGAGCGAGGCGTGTTTTTCCATGGAGGCGTCTTGTGCCAACGGTCAGATTGAGCAGTTCGGCGCCGGTTCGGCGCGCCCCTGCGACTTCGCCGACAGCGCGTGTTCCCACGGGACCCACGTGGCAGGCGTCGTCGCGGGTGCCGGGGAGACCATCGATGGGGTCGCACGCGGCGCGAACGTGATCGCGATCCAGGTGTTCTCCCGGTTCACGGGCACCACATGTGACGACGACAACGAGGACCCGTGCGCCAAGACGTTCACGTCGGATACGATCAAGGCCCTCGATCACGTCTACGGCCTTCGCAACGACTTCAAGATCGCGGCGGTCAACATGAGCCTTGGTGGTGGGCAGCACTCGTCGGTCGCTGCCTGCGATCTCGAGGACTCGGCCCGCAAGGAGATCATCGACCAGCTCCGCTCGGTCGGAATCGCGACCGTCGTCGCGGCCGGGAACGAGTCGCGGACCGATGCCCTGACGTCGCCTGCGTGTGTGAGCTCCGCGATCAGCGTCGGCGCGACGAATGACAACGACGGTGTCGCCGCGTTTTCGAACTCGGCACCGTTCCTCGACCTTCTCGCGCCGGGCGTCCAGATCTTCTCTTCCGTCCCGGGAGGGGGCGCTACGATTTCCGGCACCTCCCAGGCAACACCGCACGTGGCCGCCGCGTTCGCCGTCCTGAACCAGCGGATCGGCACGGGAGACGTCGATCGGGTTCTCGGCGCGCTGAAGTCTACGGGCGTTCCGGTGTTCGACGGTCGCAACAGCATCACGACGCCGCGAATCCGGATCCTCGACGCTGCGAATTCGCTTCCCGGCGGGGTGGCGACCTCGTCCGGACTGCAGATCACCCCGGATGGCAAGCACACGCTGGTCAGCAAGGATGTGGGATCCGAGAGGTGGGCGATCACGCTCAACGCCGACGACGGCTCGGTGACGGGCAATGTCTTTAAATCCGATGGCAGTGAGCCGAGTTTCGTGTGGTGCGAGTACCTCTTCGACGATGGCAACGCGGACCAATATGAGCGCGAGGTGACGTTCGAGTGCTCGGGCGCCGATGCCTGCTCGGGGCGGTCGTGCCCGGCCGATGAGTGGAGGAGGCTCGCGACGGTATCGCTACCTCAGGCGTTCTTCCTGCCGCCTCTCACGGCCGCAGGCGTGACGTCGACTCTCACGGGCCCGACTCCGTTCTCGACGGAGACGCCGTCCGGTCTCCAGATCACGCCCGACCAGAAGCGTACGCTCGTCAGCAAGGACGTCGGGGACGATCGTTGGGCGATCACCCTGAACGATGACGATTCGAGCGTGACCGGAAATGTGTTCACCCCGGGCAAGGAGCCGACGTTCCTTTGGTGCGAGTTCAAGTCGGACAACGGCGTGGCGGACCCGGCGAACGTGCTTCTCACTTACGCGTGTAGCGTTGCGGACCGCTGTGACGTCGCTCCGTGCGACTCCTCGCAGTGGAACTTCCTGCAGGACGTCATCGTACCGGGCTGGTTCTTCCAGCCCTGA
- the ltaE gene encoding low-specificity L-threonine aldolase: MRPIDLRSDTVTRPTPEMRRAMADAEVGDDVYGEDPTVNRLQDIAAERLGKEAALFVSSGTMANQVAIRSLTRHGDVVLATEGAHVLRYESGAAAALSGVQVKTLGDEAGPSEGEVEAAIPPVDAHNAPATLLSLEVTHNAGGGTILPFKKMSSLVSVARRRGLSAHLDGARLFNAEAASRPSVAEWAQPFDTVSFCLSKGLGAPVGSLVCGTRDHIVQVHRIRKMFGGGMRQAGILAAAGLYALENHVERLSDDHDNARRLGEGLERIGLSLVRPPETNIVLVEVADAGSFVRAALKMGVLVNAMGPTRVRALTHLDVSAADVDDVIVRLASL; the protein is encoded by the coding sequence ATGCGACCGATCGATCTCCGCAGCGACACCGTCACCCGTCCGACCCCTGAAATGCGCCGCGCCATGGCCGACGCGGAAGTCGGCGATGACGTCTACGGGGAGGATCCGACGGTCAACCGACTTCAGGACATCGCCGCCGAACGCCTGGGAAAGGAGGCCGCTCTCTTCGTATCCTCTGGAACGATGGCGAACCAGGTGGCGATTCGAAGCCTGACCCGGCATGGCGACGTGGTGCTCGCGACGGAGGGCGCGCACGTGCTGCGCTACGAGTCGGGTGCGGCGGCCGCGCTTTCGGGCGTGCAGGTGAAGACGCTCGGCGATGAAGCCGGCCCGTCCGAAGGAGAGGTCGAGGCCGCGATCCCGCCGGTTGATGCGCACAACGCCCCGGCGACCCTTCTGTCTCTCGAGGTCACCCATAACGCGGGCGGCGGGACGATTCTCCCATTCAAGAAGATGTCGTCCCTGGTCTCGGTGGCCCGTCGGCGCGGTCTCTCTGCGCACCTCGACGGAGCTCGGCTCTTCAACGCGGAAGCCGCGAGTCGGCCTTCGGTGGCAGAGTGGGCTCAACCCTTCGACACGGTCTCGTTCTGTTTGTCGAAGGGCCTCGGGGCTCCGGTCGGCTCGCTCGTCTGCGGAACGCGAGACCACATCGTGCAGGTTCATCGGATCCGGAAGATGTTTGGGGGCGGGATGCGCCAGGCGGGGATCCTGGCCGCTGCCGGACTGTACGCGCTCGAGAACCACGTCGAGCGTCTCTCCGACGACCATGACAACGCTCGTCGCCTGGGGGAGGGCCTTGAACGAATCGGCCTCTCGCTCGTGCGGCCGCCCGAGACGAACATCGTGCTCGTCGAGGTCGCGGACGCCGGATCCTTCGTTCGAGCGGCTCTCAAAATGGGAGTGCTGGTGAACGCGATGGGGCCGACCCGTGTGCGGGCCCTGACCCATCTCGACGTGTCGGCTGCGGACGTCGACGATGTGATCGTCCGCCTCGCCTCGCTCTGA
- a CDS encoding sulfatase, with amino-acid sequence MSTATHPKAPRGLALAATVFVLLGLGACTEAPSPAAAPSTEIDRVVRRLEAAAFPGTPTPLHGPVAQIGDEARPVVLAPEEILVAEAFGVVPKDGRAEVEIELRPEVAELSDTDFILTAQELPFTQALAEEVMAKIARENFSLRRDRGWRLRRSEDRTAATLDLDHDTNEETSVQLNLHLTALLPVPELLESDSFDVPPGARMRFGFGLTGSAKIRGGKAVEFVATLLCDGMQAKELVRRSVSLSVDSAATWQDADVALEAPGRACRLRLENRADGEPPRGAVWAVPQILISTKVAPAEDTNLILISLDTLRSDHLSGLGYGRDTSPIIDAELIAKGTTFTDTSSTFPQTDISHLSIFTGLYPSAQPKRGRVSPSDRVVLLAELLQKAGLETAAYTEDALVSGAFGFWFGFDQFTERSFAHADRGRRTIEDGIRYLEENRGSRFFLFLHTYKTHDPYVPGPDYEALWSDDAAWSDGGPAPWVPEKHREILDRYDRTIREADDLVGRVLDALERFGLQERTFVIVTSDHGEAFGEHGIAGHGFTPHQEALDVPLILRGPGIPAGKRIDTPVSIADLTPTLLDLLSAPQTNQAQGLSLVPALDGESLDAGRPLFFSWLRPNAYGVRTKNRKYHRTKQGHEQFDLAADPFEWKPDRSEDARTTGEKLLAAHEEENARLRKALGPAQNDDGPRSAPAIDERLEKSLEALGYL; translated from the coding sequence GTGTCCACCGCCACCCACCCCAAGGCCCCACGAGGGCTCGCCCTCGCTGCCACCGTCTTCGTCCTCCTAGGATTGGGCGCCTGCACGGAGGCGCCGTCGCCCGCGGCCGCTCCGTCCACTGAGATCGATCGCGTCGTCCGGCGACTCGAGGCCGCCGCTTTCCCGGGAACCCCAACGCCGCTCCACGGACCGGTCGCCCAGATCGGCGACGAGGCACGGCCTGTCGTCCTCGCTCCCGAAGAGATCCTCGTCGCCGAGGCCTTCGGCGTGGTTCCGAAGGACGGGCGAGCCGAGGTCGAGATCGAGCTCCGGCCCGAAGTCGCCGAACTCTCCGACACCGACTTCATCCTGACCGCACAGGAACTGCCGTTCACCCAGGCGCTCGCCGAAGAGGTGATGGCGAAGATTGCCCGAGAGAACTTCTCGCTTCGCCGCGATCGCGGCTGGCGCCTGCGCCGCAGCGAGGACCGCACGGCCGCGACGCTCGATCTCGACCACGACACCAACGAAGAAACGTCCGTGCAGCTCAATCTCCATCTGACCGCACTGCTACCAGTCCCCGAACTCCTCGAAAGCGACTCGTTCGACGTACCGCCAGGCGCGCGGATGCGCTTCGGGTTCGGCCTCACGGGATCGGCGAAAATACGGGGTGGCAAGGCGGTCGAGTTCGTCGCCACTCTTCTCTGTGACGGCATGCAGGCAAAGGAACTCGTCCGCAGAAGCGTCTCGCTCAGCGTCGACTCGGCGGCCACGTGGCAGGACGCGGACGTGGCACTCGAAGCGCCCGGCAGGGCGTGTCGGCTTCGTCTCGAGAATCGTGCGGACGGAGAGCCGCCGCGCGGTGCCGTGTGGGCCGTCCCTCAAATCCTGATCTCAACGAAGGTCGCGCCCGCCGAGGACACGAACCTGATCCTCATTTCGCTGGACACGCTGCGCTCCGATCACCTCTCCGGGCTCGGCTACGGACGCGACACCTCGCCGATCATCGACGCCGAACTCATCGCCAAGGGCACGACGTTCACCGACACGAGCTCGACGTTCCCACAGACCGACATCTCACATCTCAGCATCTTCACCGGGCTGTATCCCAGCGCCCAGCCCAAACGAGGCCGCGTATCTCCGTCGGACCGAGTGGTTCTCCTCGCTGAGCTACTACAGAAGGCCGGACTCGAGACCGCTGCGTATACCGAGGATGCTCTCGTGTCGGGCGCCTTCGGCTTCTGGTTCGGGTTCGACCAGTTCACCGAACGCTCCTTCGCGCACGCGGACCGCGGCCGCCGGACCATCGAAGACGGAATCCGCTACCTCGAAGAAAACCGCGGTTCCCGCTTCTTCCTCTTTTTGCACACCTACAAGACCCACGATCCGTACGTACCCGGCCCCGACTACGAGGCGCTCTGGAGCGACGACGCCGCGTGGAGCGACGGGGGGCCGGCCCCTTGGGTTCCAGAGAAGCACCGCGAGATCCTCGACCGCTACGATCGGACGATTCGCGAGGCGGATGACCTCGTCGGACGCGTCCTCGACGCGCTCGAACGCTTCGGGCTCCAAGAGCGCACCTTCGTAATCGTCACGTCGGACCACGGAGAGGCCTTCGGAGAGCACGGCATCGCCGGCCACGGATTCACGCCCCACCAGGAGGCGCTCGACGTCCCCCTCATTCTCCGCGGCCCCGGCATCCCCGCCGGGAAGCGCATCGACACACCCGTCAGTATCGCGGACCTCACGCCGACTCTTCTCGACCTGCTCTCCGCGCCGCAGACCAACCAGGCACAGGGGCTGAGCCTCGTCCCCGCGCTCGACGGCGAGTCGCTCGATGCAGGGCGGCCACTGTTCTTCTCATGGCTACGACCGAACGCCTACGGCGTGCGCACGAAGAACCGGAAGTACCACCGTACGAAGCAGGGACACGAGCAGTTCGACCTAGCCGCCGATCCGTTCGAGTGGAAGCCCGACCGCAGCGAAGACGCTCGCACGACCGGCGAGAAGCTCCTCGCGGCACACGAAGAGGAAAACGCCCGCCTCCGCAAAGCGCTTGGCCCGGCCCAGAATGACGACGGTCCACGCAGTGCGCCCGCGATCGACGAACGCCTCGAGAAGTCCCTCGAAGCGCTCGGCTACCTCTAG
- a CDS encoding FIST N-terminal domain-containing protein: MKWCSALSQLPDLVAAIREAASCLRADLGDAEPNLILLFLSEHHGENFREASALVGSEFGSGLVVGCTARSVIGGGQEVEHGPAVSLAAAILPGVTLRPFHYEMGDLPDPESAADVWRKRFGGEDATPHFLILSDPFSFDVEPLICGLDRAFPGGRKVGGVASSGSAPGDNALYVGSDVHREGVVGVALSGAIEVDTVVAQGCRPVGAPMFVTRARENLLYEIDGRSALQVLQELYRSLSPEDQNLARGSLFLGIEMKEAQAEYQQGDFLIRNLLGSEEESGALVVGALLQEPMVVQFHLRDSRTSADDLNLRLQRHVAHAPTGAEGAILFSCLGRGAGLYGEPNHDSDRLREHLGAVPIAGFFCNGEIGPVQGKTFLHGYTSAFALFRPRR, translated from the coding sequence ATGAAGTGGTGTTCGGCATTGTCGCAGTTGCCCGACCTCGTGGCGGCCATTCGCGAGGCAGCGTCCTGCCTGCGGGCAGACCTCGGCGACGCAGAGCCGAATCTGATTCTGCTCTTCCTGTCGGAGCATCACGGGGAGAACTTCCGCGAGGCGTCGGCGCTGGTCGGGAGCGAGTTCGGGTCGGGGCTCGTGGTGGGTTGCACCGCGCGCAGCGTGATCGGGGGGGGGCAGGAAGTCGAGCATGGGCCGGCCGTGTCGTTGGCGGCGGCGATCCTCCCCGGCGTGACCCTGCGTCCGTTCCACTACGAGATGGGTGATCTGCCGGATCCCGAGTCGGCGGCGGACGTGTGGCGGAAGCGATTCGGCGGAGAAGACGCGACGCCGCACTTTCTGATCCTCTCCGACCCGTTCTCCTTCGATGTCGAGCCGCTGATCTGCGGCCTCGACCGAGCGTTCCCCGGGGGGCGGAAGGTCGGTGGTGTGGCGAGCAGCGGAAGCGCGCCCGGTGACAACGCTCTGTATGTCGGCAGCGACGTGCATCGCGAAGGGGTCGTCGGCGTCGCCCTTTCCGGGGCGATCGAGGTGGATACCGTCGTCGCCCAAGGCTGCCGTCCGGTCGGCGCGCCGATGTTCGTCACACGGGCCCGTGAGAACCTGCTCTACGAGATCGATGGTCGGTCGGCTCTGCAGGTGCTGCAGGAGCTGTATCGGAGCCTGTCGCCGGAGGATCAGAACCTGGCCCGCGGCTCGCTCTTCCTCGGCATCGAGATGAAGGAGGCGCAGGCGGAGTATCAGCAGGGGGACTTCCTGATTCGAAACCTCCTGGGTTCTGAGGAAGAGAGCGGCGCTCTGGTCGTCGGCGCGCTCCTGCAGGAGCCGATGGTCGTGCAGTTCCATCTCCGCGACTCCCGGACCTCCGCCGACGACCTCAACCTGCGATTGCAGCGCCACGTGGCCCATGCGCCTACCGGCGCGGAAGGAGCGATCCTGTTCTCGTGCCTGGGTCGCGGCGCCGGGCTCTACGGCGAACCCAATCACGACAGCGATCGACTGCGCGAGCATCTGGGCGCGGTGCCGATCGCCGGCTTCTTCTGCAACGGCGAGATCGGCCCGGTGCAGGGCAAGACTTTCCTCCACGGGTATACGAGCGCTTTCGCGCTGTTCCGCCCGCGGCGGTAG
- a CDS encoding nuclear transport factor 2 family protein codes for MASDEEQVLEAHAAFCEAFADRDMDAMDDVWARDEAVSCIHPGWTLLVGRDAVLESWRSILQGPAAPDVVSSREVVHLLGETALVMCIETLADGQLMATNVLVRELGGWKLVHHQAGPIAAAFGFDDDDDDDDDDDDEPPAGLLN; via the coding sequence ATGGCAAGCGACGAGGAACAGGTTTTGGAAGCGCACGCGGCGTTCTGTGAGGCCTTCGCGGATCGCGACATGGACGCCATGGACGACGTGTGGGCCCGAGACGAGGCCGTCAGTTGCATTCATCCCGGCTGGACTCTCCTGGTTGGCCGCGATGCGGTGCTGGAGAGCTGGCGTTCGATTCTCCAGGGCCCCGCTGCGCCGGACGTCGTGAGTTCGCGCGAAGTCGTTCACCTGCTCGGCGAGACCGCACTGGTGATGTGCATCGAGACCCTTGCCGACGGACAGCTCATGGCAACCAACGTGTTGGTTCGTGAGCTGGGAGGTTGGAAGCTCGTTCATCACCAGGCCGGTCCGATCGCCGCCGCGTTCGGGTTCGACGACGATGATGACGATGATGACGATGATGACGACGAGCCGCCGGCCGGATTGCTGAACTGA